From a single Rutidosis leptorrhynchoides isolate AG116_Rl617_1_P2 chromosome 5, CSIRO_AGI_Rlap_v1, whole genome shotgun sequence genomic region:
- the LOC139850715 gene encoding LOW QUALITY PROTEIN: cyclin-D3-2-like (The sequence of the model RefSeq protein was modified relative to this genomic sequence to represent the inferred CDS: inserted 2 bases in 2 codons) encodes MVLRKEYVDWMFRVSNHYGLVVITTILAVNHFDMFLFSLNFQGDKPWMNQLAAVACLSLASKVEEIQAPLLMDLQLFYPVEGTNFVFESKTIMKMELLVLSSLQWKMNAVTPLXIFSYIMRRLGLITHNRYSRSLQXCERLVLAVINDSRFLDYLPSLMAAATMYLVIQEFDSNKAFDYKHRLKPFLKINEEKLENCCEYIMEVSDNINYFIPQKRNYNYAPGSPNGVIDSYFSSDNNSSDSWAVSS; translated from the exons ATGGTTTTAAGAAAAGAATATGTTGATTGGATGTTTAGGGTCAGTAATCATTATGGATTAGTTGTAATTACCACCATTTTAGCTGTTAATCACTTTGATATGTTCTTGTTTAGCCTTAATTTTCAAGGAGATAAACCATGGATGAATCAACTAGCTGCTGTTGCTTGCCTTTCTTTAGCATCAAAAGTAGAAGAAATTCAAGCACCTCTTCTTATGGACTTACAA TTATTTTATCCGGTGGAAGGAACAAATTTTGTGTTTGAATCAAAGACTATAATGAAAATGGAACTTTTGGTGCTTTCTTCTCTTCAATGGAAAATGAATGcagtaactccac tcattttcagTTACATTATGAGAAGGCTTGGTTTAATCACTCATAATCGATATTCGAGATCGTTAC TGTGTGAAAGACTTGTTCTTGCTGTTATTAATG ATTCAAGGTTTTTGGATTATCTTCCATCTTTAATGGCTGCTGCTACAATGTATCTTGTGATCCAAGAATTTGATTCGAACAAAGCATTCGATTATAAACATCGACTTAAACCTTTTCTTAAAATCAACGAG GAAAAATTAGAAAATTGTTGTGAATATATCATGGAAGTATCGGATAATATCAATTATTTCATACCTCAGAAGCGAAATTACAATTATGCCCCTGGTAGTCCAAATGGTGTAATTGATTCGTATTTCAGCAGTGATAATAACTCTAGTGATTCATGGGCAGTATCATCTTAG
- the LOC139848390 gene encoding ADP-ribosylation factor 2-B-like isoform X2, with translation MGMAISRLVKMLFAKKEMRILMVGLDAAGKTTILYKLKLGEIVTTIPTIGFNVETVEYKDVSFTVWDVGGQDKIRPLWRHYFQNTQGLIYVVDSNDRDRITEARDELHRMLNEDALREATILVFANKQDLPNAMKVSEITDKLGLHSLRHRRWYIQSTCATSGEGLYEGLDWLSSNISAKG, from the exons ATGGGCATGGCGATATCAAGATTAGTAAAAATGTTGTTTGCGAAGAAAGAAATGCGGATTTTGATGGTAGGACTCGACGCTGCTGGCAAAACCACCATTCTTTACAAGCTTAAACTAGGAGAAATCGTTACTACTATTCCAACAATCG GTTTTAACGTTGAGACCGTGGAGTACAAGGATGTTAGCTTTACAGTATGGGATGTGGGAGGACAAGACAAG ATTCGACCGTTATGGAGGCACTACTTTCAAAACACACAAGGACTTATATATGTTGTTGATAGCAACGATCGAGATAGAATTACAGAAGCTAGAGATGAGCTTCACCGTATGCTCAATGAG GATGCGCTTCGCGAAGCTACAATACTTGTGTTTGCTAATAAACAAGATCTTCCGAATGCTATGAAGGTTTCTGAAATCACTGATAAACTTGGTCTCCATTCGCTACGCCATCGTCGTTG GTATATACAGAGTACATGTGCCACATCTGGTGAAGGACTCTATGAAGGCCTTGATTGGCTCTCTAGTAATATATCTGCCAAG GGGTAA
- the LOC139848390 gene encoding ADP-ribosylation factor 2-B-like isoform X1 codes for MGMAISRLVKMLFAKKEMRILMVGLDAAGKTTILYKLKLGEIVTTIPTIGFNVETVEYKDVSFTVWDVGGQDKIRPLWRHYFQNTQGLIYVVDSNDRDRITEARDELHRMLNEDALREATILVFANKQDLPNAMKVSEITDKLGLHSLRHRRWYIQSTCATSGEGLYEGLDWLSSNISAKTI; via the exons ATGGGCATGGCGATATCAAGATTAGTAAAAATGTTGTTTGCGAAGAAAGAAATGCGGATTTTGATGGTAGGACTCGACGCTGCTGGCAAAACCACCATTCTTTACAAGCTTAAACTAGGAGAAATCGTTACTACTATTCCAACAATCG GTTTTAACGTTGAGACCGTGGAGTACAAGGATGTTAGCTTTACAGTATGGGATGTGGGAGGACAAGACAAG ATTCGACCGTTATGGAGGCACTACTTTCAAAACACACAAGGACTTATATATGTTGTTGATAGCAACGATCGAGATAGAATTACAGAAGCTAGAGATGAGCTTCACCGTATGCTCAATGAG GATGCGCTTCGCGAAGCTACAATACTTGTGTTTGCTAATAAACAAGATCTTCCGAATGCTATGAAGGTTTCTGAAATCACTGATAAACTTGGTCTCCATTCGCTACGCCATCGTCGTTG GTATATACAGAGTACATGTGCCACATCTGGTGAAGGACTCTATGAAGGCCTTGATTGGCTCTCTAGTAATATATCTGCCAAG ACCATATAA
- the LOC139849002 gene encoding uncharacterized protein, with translation MMKKDAQQHGMVGEYLGGTWANLLPSASLWTIAWAEGFKIHFRAHDVLDHLTSETPQASLSKGKDTEFITPELWARHDAIVIQWIYATFSLDLMNTIMEPDAAAKKTWDRLKSMFHDNKHSRALTLENQFVNTKLDNFHNMSTYCQELKMIADQLADVDSKVEPHRLVLQLVIGLNDNYAQIRTHINQMDKLPTFYDAWSKLILEESLRNCQATMSSSNKNSTALISTPENQENRTQGLSDRDNTAYN, from the exons ATGATGAAAAAGGACGCTCAGCAGCACGGAATGGTGGGCGAATACCTGGGCGGGACCTGGGCGAATTTGCTGCCATCGGCTTCCTTGTGGACTATAGCCTGGGCGGAGGGA TTTAAAATCCATTTTCGTGCACATGACGTCCTTGATCACCTTACTTCTGAAACACCACAAGCCTCTTTATCCAAAGGCAAAGACACAGAATTCATCACCCCTGAACTATGGGCTCGTCATGATGCTATTGTGATACAATGGATATATGCCACTTTTTCACTCGACCTGATGAACACAATAATGGAACCAGATGCCGCCGCAAAGAAAACATGGGATCGACTAAAGAGCATGTTTCACGACAACAAACACTCTCGAGCCCTAACTCTGGAAAATCAATTCGTCAACACCAAACTAGACAATTTTCACAACATGTCTACCTACTGTCAAGAACTTAAGATGATTGCAGATCAATTAGCTGATGTCGACTCAAAGGTAGAACCTCATCGATTGGTTTTACAGTTGGTGATTGGCCTCAACGATAACTATGCCCAAATTCGAACTCACATCAATCAAATGGATAAATTACCTACCTTTTATGATGCTTGGTCAAAACTGATCCTCGAAGAATCACTTAGAAATTGTCAGGCTACAATGAGCAGTTCCAACAAAAACAGCACCGCGTTGATTTCTACACCTGAAAATCAGGAAAATCGAACACAGGGTCTTAGTGATCGAGACAATACCGCTTACAATTGA